CGCACCTACCGGGACTACTTCGGCATCCGCTCCGACGACGCGGACTTCATCGTCGGTGACATTGCCGAACCCCGCCTGATCAAGAGGCTCATCCCGGGGTGTGACTACGTCATCCACGCCGCTGCCCTGGCCGACGTGGCGGCCTGCACCCGACAGCCCCTGGACGCGATCGACAGCAACGTGGTCGGCACCCAACGGGTCCTCGACGCCGTGGCCGGCTCGCGGACCGTGCGCCGGATGGTGTTCGTCTCCTCCGCCAGCGTCTACGGCAACGGCGAGCACGGGCAGGCGGGGGCACGGTTCCGCGAGGACGCGCCCGTGCGGCCGGTCTCGGTGTACGGAGCCAGCAAGGTGTGGGGCGAGCATGAGACCGCCGCGCTGCTCGGCGGTTCCGGCATCTCCTACGCGATCGTCCGCTACTTCTCGGTGTACGGCGAACCGCAGGTCATCAAGGAGCACAGCCACTCCTGGGTCGTCGCATGGTTCACGATGCGTGCCGCACTGGGACTACCGCTGCACCTCAACGGCGGCGGACGCCAGGTCCGCGACTTCGTCCACGTCGACGACATCGCCACCGGCACCCTGCACGCCCTGACCGCCGAGGGGGCGCACCGGGCGACGGTGAACATCGGTACAGGCACAGCCACGACCATCCGTGGCCTGGCCGAGTTGGTCTGCTCGCACTACCCCGGCGCCAAGCTCGTGGAGACGCCGATGCCTCCTGGCGATCCGGAGGGCGGGTACGCCTGCACCCGCCGGATGGAAGATCTCCTGGGCTGGAGGCCGGGCATCAGCGTGGAGGACGGGGTGGCCCGGTATGCGGCGTGGCTGCGTGAGCGTCCGGACGTGATCCCGCAGTGGCTGCGCGAGCCCACCGCGGCGTAGGCGGGACGTCCTGATGCCTTCGCTCAGAGATCTCGCCGAGAGGCGGCTGCTCGGTGATCACCAGGTGATGGACCGGCCCACGCTGGACTGGATCACCTCCCACCGGCCCTCCTCCTTCCCCGATCAGCCGTCACGTGTGCTGCACCCTCCCGTGCTGCTGATCCCGCCCACCGAATGGTTCGCCAATGCCCGGCTCGCGGACTCCATTCATGGTGTTCTGCACGGCGCCCGCGTCAGTGGGCTCGCCTCGCTCCTCGCGGGCGAGCACGGTCTCAGCCGCGAGGAGGCGGCCACGTTGTGTGTCGCAGCGGCGGTGCACGACTGCCGCCGCCGTCACGACCGCGACGACGTCGGCCACGGCCGCAGGGCCGCCCGCTGGTTTGCACGACACCACGAGATGATCAGCCGCGCCTTCGGGCACCAGCTCCCGCCTGCGCTGATCGCCCCGGCCGCCACCGCCATGGCCCTGCACGACGTCCCCTACGGTGCGTTCTCGGCCGAGCAGGTGCGTGCCTACGGGCGGGCCCGGCAGCTCACGGACCTGCTGAAGGCCGCGGACTGCCTCGACCGGTACCGGCTGCCGCTGGACCGCTGGTGGCCCGACACCCGCTGGCTACGCATCCGCGTACCGGAGTGGCTTCACCCGCTGGCCTTCGACCTGGTCACCTCCAGCGAGCAGAGGCGCCTGGACGGGGCCAACCCGGCCGAAGCCCTCACCCACGCCCTTCAGATCCTCTACCGGTAGGAGACACAAGCGTGCGCGCCGAATGGGACGACGCCCACAGCGACTACGCCACGCCCGCCCGGCCACCCGGTCCCGCCTCCCTCAGCGAGACCCCCACCGAGTGGCGTGAGCAACTGGAGCACGGGACCCCGAACGGGTGGCTGCTGCGCGGCAACACCATGCTGAAGACTCTGGCCAGCGGGCGCCCGATCCACCTGATGCACACGACCGCGGCCCTGGACGCGATCCGGGCGAGCGGACAACTGTATGCCGCGGCCGGCTGCCTGGTCGGCAGCCTGTACTGCGCTCCCCTCAGCCCCGAGCCGACAGGGCTGAGGCCGCACAACATGGGCGCCTATCTGCTGGAGACGAAGCAGAACCGCGACGGTCCTGGTCATCGAGATCAGCCCCGGCGCGGCGGTGCCGGTCAAGGGCATCGACTATCTACGCCTCGGCCGCATCCACCTGCGCATCTACGAGGAGCACCGTGACTGCCTGACCGGCGCCGAGGACGCCCGGCTGCGCAAGGCTGCCGTGGAACGCGTACGGGCAGCATCCGGGTTCCTGGACACCCTCCTGGCCGCCGCATGCGGCAGCGACCCCCGGCCGGACACGGTGTTCGTCGACCGGCTCGCCGCCGCCGTGCCGCTGGTTCCGTTCCTGGGCTACCTGTACTTCGAAGTGCTGTCCGAGTACCTGATGCTCCACTCCACCTCCCCGCAGACCAGGGCGTACGCCGAAGCCGGGGAGATGAACAACCGGCTCTACAAGCAGCTCGCCTTCTCGGCGGTCGAGAGCATGCACCGTCTGTTCGACCTCGCCCTGTTCGCACCGGGCCACGACCGGCTCGTCGGCCTGATCGGCGAGATCGAACCCGCACTCGCTCCGGGCGTGGCCTCCTATGTGCACCGCCGCTTGCCGCACCTGTTCGCCTGCACGGCCCTGGACGCCTCACGGGACGCGGCAGCCGTCTCCTTCAAGGACGCGGACTTCCTCACCCTCGCCCGTATCGCGCCCTACCTGCTGGGGCAGATGGTCTTCCGCGAGATGCGCACCGAGTCCCGATACCCGCGGCTCTTCCCGGTGTTCGAGCAGGCCAAGGCACTTCAGGCGTACGACTACTGGAACCGCGAGGGCATCCCGACCCCGTTCAACGGCTTCCTGCCCAAAGGGGAGATCGGCGTCAACCTCGCCTACCCGCACGGCTCCTACGCGGTGTGGACGGCCGAGGTCTGCGAACGCGGCCTCCTCCACCCGGTCGACCAACTCGACGTGACCTTCATCCCCCGCCTGACCGACCTGCGCGCCACCGCCCTGGGCAAGGCAGCCTTCCCCACCACTCACGAGCCCGCAGCACACTGATTCGAAAGGAGCACCCCTAGCGTGCGCATCGTCCTGCTCGGCGGCGCCGGCTACATCGGCACCGTCGCCACCCGCCTCCTGACCGCCCTGGGCCACCACGTGACCGTCGTGGACGGCCTGATCTACCACCGCGGCGACGACCCGGCACGGCTCGTGCCGACCGCCACCGACTTCCTCCACGCCGACCTCCGCGACACCGTTGCGCTCCGGCGTGCCGTCCAGGGCGCGGACGCGGTCGTGCACCTGGGCGGCCTCGTCGGGGAACCCGCCTGCGCCGTCGATGAGCGCCTGGCCGTCGAACTCAACTACGCCGCCCCGGTCCTCGCCGCCGAAGCCGCCCACGAGGCCGGAGTCGGGCACTACGTGTTCTTCTCCTCATGCAGCGTCTACGGCCAGCACGCCGGGACCGTGGACGAATACACCGCCCCCAATCCGCTGGGCATCTACGCCACCACCAAGGTGCTGGCCGAACGCCGTCTTGCCGCCACGCTCGACGACACGGCGTTGACGGTGCTCCGGCTCGCCACCGTGCACGGCCGATCAGCGCGCCAGCGTCTGGACTCGGTCGCCAACCGCATGACCGCCCAGGCCGTTGTGACCGGCCGTATCCCGCTCAACGGGGGCTCCCAGCGCCGCCCAATGGTCCACGTCGCCGACGTCGCCGAAACCCTCGCCGCAGTCCTGAACACCCCCCAAGGCCATCGGGTGTTCAATGTGGGATCGGACAGGGCGAACTTCACCATCGCCGACATCGCAGAAACCGTGCAGCGCACGGTCCCCGGCACGAAGATCGACCGCGGCCCGGAGCGCGACGAGACCGACGCCCGCGACTACCGCACATCCTTCGCCCGCCTCGCCGACGCCTTCCCCGGAGCGTGCCGGCACTGGCTCCACGACGGCATCCGCGAGATCGCCGAGGCCGTGGAGAACCGCAAGCTGGGCGACCCGGACCGTCCCGAGTACGACAACCTCAAGGGCCTCATCCTCGCCCGCGACGCCGCGCACCTCACCGCCTGTCGGACGCCTGAGTGCGAGCGCTTGTACGCCGAGTACACCGCCAGCGGCTGGAGGACCCGATGACCCCCACGGCCCCTGCTGGCGCGCCGTTCCTGCCGTGGAACCGGCCGTCCATCGGCGAGGAGGAGATCGCCGAGGTCACCGACACCCTCCGCTCCGGCTGGCTGACCTATGGTCCGAAGGCGGCACGCTTCGAGGACGCCGTACGCGACGACCTCGGCGTCCAGGACGCGTTCGCGGTGTCCTCCTGCACCGCAGCCCTCCACCTCGCGTTCCTCACCCTCGGGCTAGGCCCCGGCGATGAGGTGATCACCCCGAGCCTCACCTTCTGCGCCGCCCCGAACGCCCTGCTCCAGGTGGGAGCCCGGCCCGTCTTCGCGGACATCGAGCCCGCGACACTCAACATCGACCCCGAGAAGGCTGAGGCGGCGATCACCGGCCGGACGAAGGCCATCGTCGTCATGCACTACGGCGGCCACCCCTGCGACCTCACCGCGTTCCGCAAGCTGGCCGACGACCACGGGCTCATCCTGATCGAGGACGCCGCCCACGCCCTGCATGCCAGCCGCGACGGCCAGCGCGCCGGCGCGGTGGGCGACCTCGCCGTCTTCAGCTTCTACGCGAACAAGGTCATCACCACCGGCGAAGGCGGCATGCTCGTCGGCCGCTCCGACCTCATCCACAAAGCCCGGCCGCTGGGCCGCCACGGCATCGACTCCTCCGCCTGGCGCCGACACGGACAACGCAACACCGCCGACTACGACGTGACCGTGCCAGGCCTGAAGTACGTCATGCCCGACATCACCGCCTCCATTGGCCTGCGGCAGTTCACCAGACTCCCGGCTTTCACCGCCTGCCGCAGCGAGATCGCCACCGCCTACACCGAAGCCCTCGCCACTCTGCCTGGCCTGACTATTCCCCCCGTCCTGCCCGGCGTCGAGCACGGCTGGTTCTTGTACTCGATCCTCATCGACCCCGCCACGGCGCCCCTGGATCGCAACCAGGCCGCGCAGGTGCTGCGCGATGTGCACCAGATCGGCACCAGCGCGCACTTCAAGCCCGTGCACACCCTCTTCCCATACCAAGGCCCCGTCACCGGCACTCTGCCGGTTACCGAGACGGCCGCCGAACGGCAGCTGTCCCTGCCGTGCTACCCGGCCATGACCGACCGTGACGTGGACCGCGTGATCACTGCCATACGAACGCTTTGGGCTTTCTAACCGCCGCCCGGAGCGTGAAGGCGGCGCGCTCCGGGCCGCACTGCCTCGCTGCTGACGGCCACAGCGCGCGGGCGCCCATGCCGTAGGCTGACCGACCGCAGCACAACGAAGGGGAACATCGGCGTGAACAACGGCGCAACGCGACCCACCGTGGGGGCCGTGATCCTGACCATGAACGACCGGCCGGACGAGTTCCCGAAGGCCATGTCGTCCCTCCTGGCTCAGGAAGGCGTCGATCTGGACGTCGTCGTCGTGGGCAACGGGTGCACCCCCCAGCAGGTCGCTGACGGTGTGCGCACGGTCGCACTCGCCGAGAACGTCGGCATCCCCGAGGGCCGCAACATCGGCGCCGATCGGGTGAAGGGCGACTACCTCTTTTTCTTCGACAACGACGCCCTGCTGCCGACCTCGCACGTCCTGGCCCAGCTCGTCGCCCGCCTGGAAGCCGATCTCGGCCTCGCCTACACACAGCCCCGGATCGCCGACCCCGACAGCGGCATCACCCTGCGCCGCTGGGTCCCGCGCCTGCGTGCATCAGACCCGGCCCGGCCCGGCATCGTGACCGTCATGGCTGAAGGCGTCGTGATGGTCCGCCGCTCCGCGTTCGACCAGGTCGACGGCTGGCCCGGCTCCTTCTTCCTCTACCACGAGGGCGTCGACCTGGCCTGGCGGCTGTGGGACCACGGATACCGTGGCTACTACATGCCCGACGTGATCGTGCACCACCCCGCCACCCACCCCTCCCGGCACGCCGCCTTCTACCGGCTCAACGCCCGTAACCGGGTCTGGCTCGCCCGCCGCCGCCTGCCCCGCCTCCTCATCCCCGTCAACCTCGCCATCTGGGCGGCCGTCACCCTCTGGCGTACACGCGGGCTGCCGGCTCTGCGTGCTTCGATCGCCGGCTTCTTGGAAGGCCTTCGAGGCGCGTGCGGGACACGGGAGCCCATGAGCTGGAACACGGTTGCCCGCCTGACCCGTGCTGGACGGCCTCCCGCCTTCTGAGCCGCCACACGACCTGAGACCAGCGACACACGGTCGGCAGAACCACACTCCGACACTCAAGCCTATGACCAACCCTCAGAAGATCTGCACCCGTCGAAGTTCGCTGCGAACGCCTCTCGCACCGGTTCGAACCCGGCTCCTCACCGTCGATCGTCGTCGTGCCGCCCACCCTGGCACTCTGGCCGCATACCGCGAGGAGGGCGGGCTCGCCACGGACAGTCAGGAACAGGATTGCCGGGACCTGGTCGGGCCTGTGGGCTTGGAGCCGGGGTCCTCCCAGACGAGCTGTATGACTACCTCTCAGCCGCTCTCGATTCCAGCGAAGTGGCGATCACTCGATCCCGCCGGGACGGCATCGGATGTGCCGACTGGGCGAGCCCTTCATCGTTCAGCCGCGGAAGGGACGTCCGGCGGCTAGGACAAGGCGTACGCGCCTGAGGGCGTCGAGCTCGTCGAGGGGGTTGCCGTCCACTACGAGGATGTCGGCGCGGTACCCCTCAGCCAGCCTTCCGACATCAGTCCCGATGCCCAGCGCGTGGGCCGCGTTGGCGGTGGCCATGTCGATGATCTTCGGGAGGGAGATCCCCAGGTACTGGTAGAACTCCATGCTGTTGACGATCTTGTCGAAGACCGCCCGGGTCACCCCGGCGTCGGTGCCGGCGATCAACGGCACGTCCAACTCTGCCATCCAGCGCATCGACGCGAAGAGTTCCTCTGCGCGCTCGTGGCCGACCCGTTCGGCGAACCCGCGCCAGTTGGGGCTGGTGGCCGTGCAGACGTGGATCCCAGCGGCCTTGATCTTGGCGACGAGATCCTCGCGGAGGTCGAATCCGCCGTCCTCGGCCATCCAGGTGCAGTGCTCGATCGTGTTCACGCCCGCGGCCACGGCCGCTTCGATACCCGCGGTGCCGTGCGCGTGGACGGCGACGGGCAGGCCCGCGTGCCGGGCTTCCTCGACCACGATGCGGAGGTCGTCCTCGCTGAACTGGGACTGCCAGATCGCGGGACCGCCTCGGGTGAGTCCGCCGCCGGTGGCCATCACCTTGATGACGTCGGCTCCAGCCTGCACGTTGCGTCGCACCATGTCACGGATGGCATCCGCGCCCTCGACCTCGCCGCCGAAGAACCAGCAGTGGCCTCCGGGAGAGGTCAGCGGTGTCGTCGCGGCCAGGACTCGCGGACCGGGCAGGGTTCCTGCGGCGATCGCCTCGCGAAGGCGTGCGGCCAGTCCGTTCCGGTCGCCCAGGTCGCGCACCGTCGTCACTCCGCTGCCGAGTAGTTGGCGGGCGCGGTCGGCCATGCCGGCCATCAGCGTTTTGTCGTCGCTCCCTTCCAGGGCGGCCACTGGGTCCGAACTCGCGTCGAAGGCGAGATGGACGTGGGAGTCGATGAGCCCCGGCAGCACCGTGGCGTCTGGAAAGGACTTCGTCGAAAGCCCTTCGGTTGCCAGCGACGCGAGCGTTTCGCGCGGGCCGACCGCAGCGATGGTGCTTCCGCGTACGAGCACGGCGCCGTCCTCGACGCATTCGCCGCCGGGTCCGGTGAGCACCCGGCCGGCCGTGATCAGCAGGTCCGTCATGAAGTCATTCCTATCCACGTGTCGCGAGTGCGTCGGAGAGGGCCACCAACTGTCGTGCGTCGGCGTCGAGGCTGTCCTCGCCTGGTAGGGCTACGGCAATGGCCTGGGTTGGCGCCGGCTCGCCTGCTGCTTGGGATCGCAGTGCCGACCGCAGTTTGCCGGCCAGGACCTGGGGTGTGGCTCCGTTCTGCACGTCCTGCAGGGCCAGGTAGGGGCTGACCCTGACCAGGCCGTCCCGGCATTCGATGACCCGCCGGTAGTAGCGGCGGTGTACTCCGCGTACGGTCAGGTCCTTGCGCCACTTGCCGGCGGGCTCACGGTGCAGAGCATCCTCAGGGAACGCTTCGTGCAGCATTTGCCACAGCGGACGAAGGCGCCGGTAGGTCCGGCGATGCTGGCGCCAGATCCGGAAGGCGGCCAGACGCAGCATGACGCCGGGATAGCTCAGGCCGACGACGAAGGCCGGCACCGCGAGCGCGAACAACAGGGCCACGCTCTGGTTCAGCCCCGCCGGGACGATGCTGCCGCGCCAGCCGATCACGTCCATCGCAATGCGGAGAGTGTTGGCCGCCGCCATGCTGACCAGCGCGCTCGCGGTCAACCACAAGCCGATGGTCGCGGGCTTCTGCGACATCCGGGCGTAGCGGCCGGTCCACCAGGCAGTGGTCGCCAGCGCGTAGACGAGATAGAGCTGGGCTGCGATGAAGAATGCCGCGACCTGCGGGGTGTGCAGATCAGCAGTGCCATAGGGGCGTCCGCGCACGGCGGCTGGCGTGGCGATGGTCGCCAGCGTGATGACGATCACCGCTGTCGCCAGTGGCAGCGCTTCAAGGCGGGCGCGCCGACTTGCTCGTTGACGATCGGTCGCGGAGTGAAGGTAGAAGGAAAGAAGCCAGTAGACGGCACCGAGGAGCAGCACGTTCGATGCCAGGCTGGCTGCACCGGCCCCCGCCAAGGCGTTGAGGGCGTGGTTCTCAGCCGGCAGCCCGGTGGAGAACGAACCAGCCGTGCAAAGAAGGCAGAAGGTGACCGCGCGCAGGGCACGGTCCTGCGGGGCTTGGAAGAGTTGGTACACCTTCCAGAGCAAAGCGAGGAAAAGGAGCGCGGCGGTCAGGTACATCGCGGAGTTCACAGCCACCCCCGCCGGTCGCCGAGGGCGGTCTGAACGCGGTGCACTGACGGGTCGCTTGCCTGGCGGGGGGTCACGCGGTCCAGAACGGATGCCCATTCCAGGATGATCGTGGCCACCAGTTCCGCCTGGCGCTCATGCGCCTCGTCATACGACGTACGCCGGAGGGCGCGGGTGACCATGCCCGGCGAGAGTCCGGGCATGGCCGTGTGAAGGAAATCGTCGTCGGTGTCCACACCCTGGTGATCAGCCATGATGTGGCCGACCTCATGCAGGATGATGTGGTCCTGGTGGGTCTTGCTGGTCTCCTGCTGGTACAGGATGTAGTCGGCTGAATCCGTTGCGATCCACACCCCGAAGGGCCCAGGCATCGGAAGTGGATGGGCTACCAGCCGGATGGGGCGTCCTCGACGCTCGCCAAGCTGCTGGCAGAGTACGTCGACTCGCAGTGGCGGCCTCACGTCCAAGGCCCGCAGTTCCCGCTTACAACGGCGTCGAAGCTCGCGCTCCTTCAAGAAAATCTCTCCTGCGCAGATACGGCACGATCCTCCCCCTTCCTGCCTGCCAATGGTTAACTTCGGTATTGATCAATCGTTCGGCGTCTGGCGGCGCTCAGCCTGCTCCAGTTGGTAGACCACATCCAGGAGATCCATCACCTGTCTGCGGCGTTCCGGCGACAGTTCCCCGGCGCGCATCGCCATCAGCTTCACATCGCCAGTGCCGATGGCCTCGCTCACGCGGACCTGCTCCGCCTGCAGCGCCTCCAGCTTCCCGTCGACTTTGTTGGCCACCCCATCGTCGACGAAGTAGGCAACAGGAACGCCGAAGAAGTCAGCCAGCGCCTGCAGGTGGCTGATGGTCGGGTTGTCCTTCTTGCCTTTGCGTAGCTGCCAGATATAGCTCTGGGAGATGGTGGTGACACCGCTCTTCCCGATGGCTGCGGCTACATGCTCGTTGCTGTACTCCTGCCCGCCGGCCGGCCGGATGGTGTCGAACAGATGGTTGATCTTCTCCGCCAGGCTGCGGGGCCTCTGCTCGCTCAAGGGTCCTCCTTTCTGGTTGACGGACCCGGCCACTCTACCTGAGTGAAAACGCATCGAGGCACAAGATTCACCACAGTGGAATTGGTGCTACGCTGCCCCGCATGCTTCCACTGACGTGAGAAGCTGCCACGGCGGAGTCATTCACATGAGTGGATGGCGTCCGGTGCTCGTCGGGCTGGCGGGACCCCAGCGTCTGTACGACCTTGTCGGACACGAACGGGCCGCAGCAACTGGGTCCGCATGCCGGACGGCCGGACCCGGCCAGGAGAGAAATGCCTGGTGGGATGGGGGTCGAACACCGCTGGACTGGTGCCGCCGCGTGCTCATATGGTCTTGCTCCCGCAGAGGGCGGGAGCCAACCGGCGAAGGGAGGACCCATGACGTACAAACCGCCGTGACCGCCGAACCGGGGTGGAAATGAGACCGGCGCCCTGGAGCTACCAACTCCTGGACGCCGGGCCAGCACCCCGAAGGGCGCCGATTCACATCTCGCGGGCGGCGGGGCTTTTGCACGAGAACCGCCACACCGCGCTCCTACAATCAACGGAGTATCGCATGCTCGCCATGCCGAGCGGAACCCTGGCCTGCCTGGACGCCGGTCGCCGGCACCGCCTCGCCGCCCAACTCGCCGACATGATCCCGGGTGCGGTCACCATCCGCGTCAGCCTCACCGACCCGAAGCAGGAGTGGCCCCACCCGCACGCCATCGTCAAGGACGAGGCCGGGAAGTCGATGGAGCTGAGCCGGACGACCGCCAGGGCCGCAGCCCGCTGGATCCTGCGGGTCTGGCCGGACGCGGACTGGACTCGGCCGCACACCTTCGACCTCGCCGACGCGACGCTCACCCGCAGCGACCTCGCTGCTGCCAGCCGGGGCCGCTGACATGGCGCGGATCCGCACGATCAAGCCGGAACTGTTCATCAACGACCGGTGTAACGAGGTATCGGTCACCGCGCTACTGACCTACATAGGCCTGCTTCCGCAGGCCGATGACCACGGCCGGCACCGCGACAACGCGGCCATCATCGGCGGAGTCATCTGGCCGATGCGTGCCGAGCACACCGCCGTGCATGTCGAGGACGACCTCACCCAACTCGCCATCGCCGGGCTGATCTGCCGGTACACCGGATGCGACGGCAGGCGGTACCTGCACATCGTCGGCTGGTTCGAGCACCAGAAGATCGACAAACGGGGCCAGTCCCGGATGCCGGCCTGCACCGACCATCACCCCGACCACCGATGCGGGCCGTGCGAGGGCACCTGCACCAAGCGAACCGAGGAGGCGCCCACCCTTATCCGAGGGCTCGCCGAATGTTCGCCGAATACTCCCCGAGCCCTCGATCTGCCCGCGCAGCCCGCACCGACGCCTCCCGCACAGCGAAGCGAGGCTTCCACCGCCCAGCAGGACGCGCTCGCCGTCATCGCCGGCACCCCTGACAAGAGCGGCAAGAAAACCCCAGGTCAGAAGGCATTCCCCGAGGGCTCCCCGAACACTCCCCGAAACCTCGGAGAGGGCTCGGCGCCTGGATCAAGGATCTTGGATCCTGGATCTTCTTTCCCTACGGGGCGCACAGCGCCCGCAGCCACCGTCTCAGCCAACCAACTCGTCGGCGAATACGTCGCTGCCTGCGACGAGCGCCCGCCCAGCGACGTGATCGGACACCTGGGACGGATCACCAAGAAGCTCCTGGGCGAGGGGATCGCCCCGGAGCACATCCGAGCCGGTCTGCGGAACTTCGCGGCCAACCCCAAGCACCCGAGCGTGCTCACCAGCATGGTCAACGAGGCCATGAACGCACGCTCCGGCGGTTTGGCGCGGCCGGGAATCCGGCCTAACGTGCCCGCCCACCAGGCGTGGACCAACCCGGTCAACGCTGCCGCCGCCTACGCCGAGGAGCTGTGATGCGCACGCGTAACCGCGAACCGCAGACCCTCGGCGAGGGCACCCTGGACCGGATGGCCCGGATCCTGGCCGCCCGGAACATCGACCCGACCGCCGTCGCTGCGCTGGCGGACGAGCCCGAGCCCTTCTCCCCGCTGGACGCCTTGTCGGCAGGGATGCCTCCGCGCTACCAGGACGCGGTCGCCGACCACCCTCAGGTCCTGGCCTGGGTCCGAGACGTCGCCGAGGCGGCCGTCGCCCCCAGCCTGGGAGCCCGACGTCAGGTCACCACCGGCCCCAGCCTGCTGATGGCCGGAGTCGTCGGCGCGGGCAAGACGCACCAGGCGTACGGCGCGGTCAGGCTGCTGGTGCAGAGCGGGGTCGGTGTGCGCTGGCGTGCGACCACCGCCGCCGACCTGTACGCCGACCTGCGCCCCAGGGCGGGCGTCGACAGCGAGAGGGAACTGGCGGCCGTCAGCCGCTGCCCCCTGCTGATCATTGATGACCTCGGCGCGGCGAAGTCCTCTGAGTGGGTCGAGGAAGTGACGTACCGGTTGATCAACCGCCGGTACAACCGCATGCTCCCGACGCTGATCACCACCAACCTGGCGATCAAGGACCTCCGGGCCTACCTCGGCGACCGCGTCACCTCCCGGCTCGCGCAGATGACCACACGGGTCGAGTTCGAGCCGGTCGACCGCAGACGCCGTCGCACCGCAGCCTGACCGGCCGCAGGCCGCACGCTGGGCCGCACCCTCAGCGCGCCGCCCCACGCACCTCTCGACCCAGCGCACCCCTCCGCCGACGCTCACTGCGCGCGGAGAGCGATCGGAGCAACTCGCATGACCGACACGACGATCAGCCCTGCCCGCCACCGGTCGCTTGGCGACCACACCTGGCAGGACCAGGCCGTCTGCCAGAGCACCGAGCACAACCCGGTGGACCCCGAAATCTTCTTCCCCGAGCCCGAGGAGACTGTCAAGATCACCGCCGCGAAGTCGCTGTGCGGCCAGTGCCCGGTCCGCCGCACCTGCCTGGACGCCGCCCTCGAAAACAACGACACCCACGGCATCCGAGGAGGAATGACCGAGGAGGAGCGGGGGTCGCTGCACGAGAAGCTTGCCAGCCGCCTCGACTGCAGCCGCGTCAACGCCACCGTCGCGGGGCGCGATGTCCACCTCACCAAAGCCGAGCGCCGCGCAGTCGTCCGTGCTGCCCACCGGCACGGCCTGTCCGAGCAGCGCCTGGCCTGGCTGCTGAAGATCAGCGAGGAACACGCCCAGAAGCTGTACCGCGAGCTCCGCCGAGCCGTGCGCAACCGAAACCTGGAACAGACGATGAGCACCACTCCGCCCCCCCGAGACCGACGGCAAGTGCCTGAGCCGCGACGACTTCGGGACGGCGGCGTGAGCGCCGAGAACGCGCCAAAGGCGGCGCACATCACCGGCTGGGACCGCGCGGTCGTGATCGCGCTGGGCGGCGCGGGATGCGCCCTGTCGTACGACGCCCTGCAGCAGATGGCCGTCGCTATCCACGTCCGCGGTTTCCTGACCTACCTCTTCCCGCTGGTGATCGACGGGTTCATCGCCTACG
The genomic region above belongs to Streptomyces sp. CG1 and contains:
- a CDS encoding ATP-binding protein — protein: MRTRNREPQTLGEGTLDRMARILAARNIDPTAVAALADEPEPFSPLDALSAGMPPRYQDAVADHPQVLAWVRDVAEAAVAPSLGARRQVTTGPSLLMAGVVGAGKTHQAYGAVRLLVQSGVGVRWRATTAADLYADLRPRAGVDSERELAAVSRCPLLIIDDLGAAKSSEWVEEVTYRLINRRYNRMLPTLITTNLAIKDLRAYLGDRVTSRLAQMTTRVEFEPVDRRRRRTAA
- a CDS encoding transcriptional regulator; protein product: MLAMPSGTLACLDAGRRHRLAAQLADMIPGAVTIRVSLTDPKQEWPHPHAIVKDEAGKSMELSRTTARAAARWILRVWPDADWTRPHTFDLADATLTRSDLAAASRGR